The Pseudanabaena galeata CCNP1313 genome includes a region encoding these proteins:
- a CDS encoding DUF3007 family protein, with protein sequence MRRIDALAITLAFFGFGGVAFWLFRSSGLDATNAGVWSQVVLVGVLIAWISTYVFRAVTKTMTYNQQLDEYKKAVLTKKLEEMSPEERETLLAEVAAENLLAQNAVKDE encoded by the coding sequence ATGCGCCGCATTGATGCCCTAGCAATTACCCTTGCTTTTTTTGGATTTGGTGGAGTTGCCTTTTGGCTGTTTCGCTCCTCTGGATTGGATGCGACTAATGCGGGTGTTTGGAGTCAAGTGGTTTTAGTAGGTGTATTAATCGCTTGGATCTCCACCTATGTGTTTCGGGCTGTCACAAAGACGATGACTTACAATCAGCAGCTAGATGAGTACAAAAAAGCAGTGCTCACCAAGAAGTTAGAGGAAATGTCTCCTGAAGAGCGAGAAACTTTACTAGCAGAAGTAGCTGCCGAAAATTTATTAGCTCAAAATGCCGTCAAAGATGAATGA
- the ndhL gene encoding NAD(P)H-quinone oxidoreductase subunit L gives MSLLLSAPILAAIVYAAIAGTYLLVIPLIVLFYFKARWYKTGSVERVFLCFLAFFFFPGLLLLSPFFNFRPTARQI, from the coding sequence ATGTCTTTGCTTCTTTCTGCCCCCATATTGGCTGCAATTGTCTATGCCGCGATCGCAGGTACATATTTACTGGTGATCCCCTTAATCGTGTTGTTTTATTTCAAGGCGCGTTGGTACAAAACAGGATCTGTAGAAAGAGTATTTCTATGCTTTCTTGCCTTTTTCTTCTTTCCAGGACTGTTACTACTTTCTCCCTTCTTTAACTTTCGACCCACAGCACGGCAAATTTGA
- the rpsJ gene encoding 30S ribosomal protein S10, with protein MAPQQQKIRIRLKAFDHRLLDSSCEKIVETANRTNAAAVGPIPLPTRRRIYCVLRSPHVDKDSREHFETRTHSRIIDIYQPSAKTIDALMKLDLAAGVDIEVKL; from the coding sequence GTGGCACCTCAACAACAAAAGATTCGGATTCGTCTCAAAGCTTTCGATCATCGCCTGCTAGATTCATCCTGCGAAAAAATCGTCGAAACTGCTAATCGTACAAACGCTGCGGCTGTTGGTCCTATTCCTCTGCCAACCCGTCGTCGTATCTATTGCGTTCTCAGATCTCCTCACGTAGACAAAGACTCCCGTGAGCATTTTGAAACCCGTACCCATAGTCGGATTATTGATATTTACCAACCATCGGCAAAAACTATTGATGCATTGATGAAGCTTGATTTAGCGGCTGGTGTGGACATCGAAGTTAAGCTCTAG
- a CDS encoding MBL fold metallo-hydrolase — MLKKLKIKYLLAFLLAAIATVMSIMLGHGWSPADAQNQPQVQAQTPSAETSIKTVSLQNAGLQLQEIAQGIYALVASTDFPPASPAVAIANGGFVIGSDGVLVIDPFQTPELGELMISTVKSLTDKPIKYVLNTHYHSDHTGANSVFVKREIPVIGRGVIREYIQSGKNNTGGITPPTVIINSQTDLWLGDRQVRIERVDGHSAGTDLVAYIPDAKVLFSGDMVFNKRIPYTADSDIRQWQGSLYRLIATYPDAKVVPGHGDVTDVTGLQAQQAYFSWLERTALEWKGQILSKEQVLEKFAKVPDAYKDYKFKAIYPLNLDSAYEQFTRSATIPLIP, encoded by the coding sequence ATGCTGAAAAAGCTAAAGATTAAATACCTTTTGGCATTTTTGTTGGCGGCGATCGCCACAGTAATGTCGATAATGCTCGGACATGGGTGGAGTCCCGCTGATGCTCAAAATCAGCCACAGGTTCAGGCTCAAACCCCATCTGCGGAAACTAGTATTAAAACTGTAAGCTTGCAAAATGCGGGGTTACAACTGCAAGAGATCGCTCAAGGAATTTATGCCCTAGTTGCTAGCACTGATTTCCCACCTGCGAGTCCTGCGGTAGCGATCGCTAATGGTGGTTTTGTGATTGGTAGTGATGGAGTGTTGGTGATTGATCCATTCCAAACCCCTGAACTAGGAGAGCTGATGATCTCCACCGTCAAATCATTGACAGATAAGCCAATCAAGTATGTTTTGAATACGCATTATCACTCTGATCACACAGGAGCAAACTCAGTTTTCGTGAAGCGGGAGATCCCTGTGATTGGACGCGGCGTAATTCGCGAATATATTCAAAGCGGTAAAAATAATACTGGTGGTATTACGCCGCCGACGGTGATTATTAATAGTCAAACAGATCTTTGGCTAGGCGATCGCCAAGTTAGGATTGAGCGCGTAGATGGACATTCGGCGGGAACCGATCTAGTAGCCTACATACCTGATGCCAAAGTCCTATTTTCAGGGGATATGGTATTTAATAAGCGGATTCCTTACACTGCTGATAGTGATATTCGTCAATGGCAAGGAAGTCTGTATCGCTTAATTGCTACTTATCCTGATGCAAAGGTTGTCCCAGGACATGGGGATGTCACCGATGTAACTGGTTTACAGGCTCAACAGGCTTATTTCAGTTGGTTAGAGCGCACGGCTTTGGAATGGAAAGGTCAAATTTTGTCTAAGGAGCAAGTGTTAGAAAAATTTGCCAAGGTTCCTGATGCTTACAAAGATTACAAATTTAAGGCGATATATCCTCTTAACTTAGATTCAGCCTATGAGCAGTTTACTCGTAGTGCCACGATTCCTTTGATTCCATAG
- a CDS encoding DUF433 domain-containing protein: MAWKDRITTDPSVCHGKACIKGTRIMVSVILDNLAARVSQAEILQSYPTLTSEDIFAAISYAAELAREQIVLLPLPASA; this comes from the coding sequence ATGGCGTGGAAAGATCGAATTACAACAGATCCATCTGTCTGTCATGGTAAAGCCTGCATCAAAGGAACGAGAATCATGGTATCAGTCATTCTCGACAACCTCGCTGCCAGAGTCAGCCAAGCTGAAATCTTGCAAAGTTACCCTACCTTGACCTCCGAGGATATTTTTGCCGCTATTAGCTATGCTGCCGAATTAGCCCGTGAGCAAATCGTCTTACTTCCATTACCAGCAAGTGCATGA
- a CDS encoding DUF5615 family PIN-like protein, translated as MKFKIDENLPIELADLLQNEGYDASTIYSESLKGAKDPTVIAVCQQEQRVLITLDLDFADIHRYPPQNYVGIIVLRVYRQDKPYLMSFFQKLIPAIAQHPLKGHLWIAEEGKLRIR; from the coding sequence ATGAAATTTAAGATTGACGAAAATCTCCCCATAGAATTAGCTGATTTACTGCAAAATGAAGGCTATGACGCATCGACCATCTATTCTGAATCCTTAAAAGGAGCAAAAGATCCTACTGTCATCGCTGTATGTCAACAAGAACAACGAGTTCTAATTACACTAGACTTAGACTTTGCCGATATTCATCGATATCCCCCACAAAACTATGTAGGGATTATCGTCCTAAGAGTTTACAGGCAAGACAAACCATATTTGATGTCATTCTTTCAGAAACTAATCCCAGCGATCGCTCAACATCCATTAAAAGGACATTTATGGATCGCAGAAGAAGGGAAACTTAGAATTCGATAG
- a CDS encoding M23 family metallopeptidase has translation MLTRYLKLPLLIGLSLLAAIASVIFTVSHADALQAMLRPNTPKLGDTVSVWIATDKPATTPPTVSVNNQQYPAFPMTQNRWRAFIPTTPLDKAGLRQVIVKADGLQQTLPMQLGDRKFPTQSIWINNSGSGSEPTDYEWDKVSAFKKLVTPQKFWNGAFLRPNDGEITAGFGIQRYYNGVFADDYYHRGVDYAGGTGSPVIAPASGYIRLVGTVSQGFILHGNTIGLDHGQGVASIFLHLSKIYVKEGDFVKAGQVIGAVGSTGAVTGPHLHWGLYVNGAAIDPVAWRYEGVE, from the coding sequence ATGCTCACCCGCTATCTGAAATTGCCTTTGCTAATTGGTCTGAGTTTACTAGCGGCGATCGCCTCTGTTATTTTCACCGTATCTCATGCTGATGCCTTGCAAGCAATGCTTAGACCCAATACTCCCAAACTTGGCGATACGGTATCGGTTTGGATTGCTACTGATAAACCTGCAACCACGCCGCCAACAGTATCGGTAAATAACCAACAATATCCTGCCTTCCCCATGACTCAAAATCGTTGGCGAGCATTTATTCCCACGACTCCACTCGATAAGGCTGGGCTGAGACAAGTGATAGTCAAGGCTGATGGTTTACAACAAACTTTGCCAATGCAGCTAGGCGATCGCAAATTTCCGACTCAAAGTATTTGGATTAATAATTCGGGTAGTGGATCAGAACCTACAGATTATGAATGGGACAAAGTTTCAGCTTTTAAAAAATTAGTGACCCCTCAGAAATTCTGGAATGGTGCATTCCTCAGACCGAATGACGGTGAAATTACGGCAGGTTTTGGGATTCAGCGTTATTACAATGGTGTATTCGCTGATGACTATTACCATCGGGGTGTGGACTATGCAGGAGGCACTGGTTCCCCTGTAATTGCCCCAGCCTCTGGATATATCCGCTTAGTGGGAACTGTATCTCAGGGCTTTATTTTGCATGGAAATACGATCGGGTTAGATCATGGTCAGGGCGTGGCAAGTATCTTTTTGCATCTTAGCAAAATCTATGTGAAAGAAGGAGATTTTGTGAAGGCTGGTCAAGTGATTGGCGCGGTTGGCTCGACGGGTGCTGTCACTGGTCCCCATTTACATTGGGGGCTATATGTCAATGGTGCAGCGATCGATCCTGTTGCTTGGCGATATGAAGGTGTCGAATAG
- a CDS encoding TldD/PmbA family protein — protein sequence MTINPEQLLELALKSGTEAAEVYASSSVSRPVFFEANRLKQLESIDSEGVGLRIWKDGKVGLAIAYGAVEPEDLVQQAIALSALNEPEEILLRESTVTDYPQLYGQEVTVEQMVDWGKQAIAQVLAHYSEAVCGADWDCGRETVRILNSKGLDCGYTDITVDGSLSAELTRGDDFLNVWYGQSERGNLPPDAIAKKVLQYLDWAKKNAPAPSAKSPVIFTGKAADLLWGVVAIAMSGRQVQQKATPWLDKTGQPVISDIFTVTQHPNFGVYSSPFDDEGTPTQEVTWIDRGILQGFYGDIRTCKELGIKATGNGFRGDLGNYPSPGLFNLAIAASQTIQGDILELAATLKNGLIVDQVLGDGMDLSGDFSINVDLGYRVKNGKIIGRVKDTMLSGNVYTALNHVVAVGSDRQWHGSLYVPAMIVEGLSITSR from the coding sequence ATGACAATTAACCCTGAACAATTATTAGAACTTGCTCTCAAATCGGGAACTGAAGCAGCCGAAGTATACGCTTCAAGCTCAGTTTCCCGACCCGTATTTTTTGAGGCAAATCGGCTGAAGCAGCTAGAAAGCATTGACTCAGAGGGTGTGGGGTTACGGATTTGGAAAGATGGCAAAGTAGGCTTAGCGATCGCCTATGGAGCCGTAGAGCCTGAAGATTTGGTTCAGCAGGCGATCGCCTTGAGTGCGTTAAATGAACCTGAAGAGATCTTATTGCGCGAATCAACTGTTACTGACTATCCCCAACTTTATGGACAGGAAGTTACTGTTGAGCAGATGGTGGATTGGGGAAAACAGGCGATCGCGCAGGTTCTCGCTCATTACTCTGAGGCTGTGTGTGGTGCGGATTGGGATTGTGGTCGCGAAACGGTACGCATCCTCAATAGCAAAGGTTTAGACTGTGGCTATACTGATATTACGGTAGATGGCTCTCTGAGTGCAGAGTTAACGAGGGGAGATGACTTTCTCAATGTTTGGTATGGTCAATCGGAACGGGGTAATTTACCACCTGATGCGATCGCCAAAAAAGTTTTGCAATATCTCGATTGGGCGAAAAAAAATGCTCCTGCTCCATCGGCAAAATCGCCTGTGATCTTTACGGGCAAAGCGGCAGATTTGTTATGGGGTGTAGTGGCGATCGCTATGAGTGGGCGACAGGTGCAGCAAAAGGCGACACCTTGGCTAGACAAAACTGGACAGCCTGTAATTTCTGATATTTTCACGGTCACCCAACATCCTAATTTTGGCGTTTATAGTTCTCCCTTTGATGATGAAGGTACACCAACACAGGAAGTTACTTGGATTGATCGCGGGATTTTGCAAGGGTTTTATGGTGATATACGTACTTGTAAAGAGTTGGGAATTAAGGCGACAGGCAATGGCTTTCGCGGAGATTTAGGCAATTATCCTAGTCCTGGATTGTTTAATTTGGCGATCGCGGCAAGTCAAACGATCCAAGGTGACATTTTGGAACTCGCGGCAACCTTAAAAAATGGCTTAATCGTCGATCAGGTCTTAGGTGATGGTATGGATCTGTCAGGGGATTTTTCGATCAATGTGGATTTGGGCTACCGCGTTAAAAATGGCAAAATTATCGGACGGGTCAAGGATACGATGCTATCGGGAAATGTCTATACTGCGCTCAATCATGTGGTGGCGGTAGGCAGCGATCGGCAATGGCACGGTTCGCTATATGTACCTGCGATGATTGTTGAAGGGCTATCAATCACATCTCGATAA
- the trhO gene encoding oxygen-dependent tRNA uridine(34) hydroxylase TrhO has protein sequence MTRIKQVNRLQSQISQAVQANQQEPIEPFVVAAFYHFTELSDYETMRTPLKEFCNALKLKGTILLAKEGINSTIAGSREAINALLDHLRNDPRLHNLEHKESYCDGIPFQKMKVRLKKEIVTLGVPDIDPRYRVGTYVAPQDWNALIADPDVIVIDTRNNYEVEFGTFKGAINPNLETFGEFPDYVQAQLSPEKHQKVAMFCTGGIRCEKASAYMLSQGFSEVYHLQGGILKYIEEVPKEESVWEGECFVFDDRISIDRV, from the coding sequence ATGACTAGGATCAAACAAGTAAATCGTCTGCAATCACAAATTAGTCAGGCAGTTCAAGCCAATCAGCAAGAGCCGATAGAACCTTTTGTGGTGGCTGCGTTTTATCATTTTACAGAATTATCAGATTACGAAACCATGCGAACTCCACTCAAGGAGTTTTGTAATGCTCTCAAACTTAAAGGGACGATCCTATTAGCTAAGGAAGGGATTAACTCCACGATCGCAGGTAGTCGCGAAGCGATCAATGCTTTATTAGACCATTTGCGTAACGATCCCCGTCTTCACAACTTAGAGCATAAGGAATCCTATTGTGACGGAATTCCATTTCAAAAGATGAAAGTAAGGCTTAAAAAAGAAATTGTGACTCTAGGTGTGCCAGATATTGATCCTAGATATCGAGTTGGTACTTATGTTGCACCCCAAGATTGGAATGCATTAATTGCTGATCCTGATGTGATTGTGATTGATACACGCAATAACTATGAAGTGGAATTTGGCACATTTAAAGGGGCGATCAATCCTAATCTAGAAACTTTTGGTGAGTTTCCTGACTATGTACAAGCACAACTAAGCCCTGAGAAACATCAAAAAGTTGCTATGTTCTGCACAGGCGGAATTCGATGTGAGAAGGCTAGTGCCTATATGCTGTCTCAAGGTTTTAGCGAGGTATATCATCTTCAGGGAGGCATTCTCAAATATATAGAAGAAGTACCAAAGGAAGAAAGTGTTTGGGAAGGTGAATGTTTTGTCTTTGACGATCGCATCAGCATTGATCGAGTTTAG
- a CDS encoding alpha/beta fold hydrolase, whose protein sequence is MSSVIIQGAKHSYSLTSPAQSKHKAPTIAFLHGWMLSKAYWQPLIAQLQPDFQCLAYDLRGFGLSEIGDRDEYSLISYARDLEELLDRLEISQVWLVGHSLGGAIALWAANLLSDRVLGVVCLNAGGGIYIKEEFEKFRTAGKILLRLRPQWLKNLPLVHAQFAKDSVYSTLDRDWGRQRAIDFVSAKYPSARGTLLGSTSEVEVHKLPQIVSKLRQPVYFVAGANDKIMEPKYVSHLASFHHSFNSYGENVFELPNCGHMAMLEQTNLLHSLLLDLLAKPVTSNCL, encoded by the coding sequence ATGTCTAGTGTCATCATTCAAGGAGCCAAACACAGCTATAGCCTCACTTCTCCTGCTCAGTCGAAGCATAAAGCTCCTACAATTGCCTTTTTGCATGGTTGGATGCTAAGTAAAGCTTATTGGCAACCATTGATTGCTCAGTTACAACCTGATTTTCAATGTTTAGCCTATGATCTACGGGGGTTTGGACTTTCGGAAATTGGCGATCGCGATGAATACTCGCTAATTAGCTATGCGAGGGATTTAGAAGAATTGCTTGATCGTTTAGAGATTTCTCAAGTTTGGTTGGTGGGGCATTCTCTCGGTGGTGCAATTGCTCTATGGGCTGCTAATTTATTAAGCGATCGGGTTTTGGGTGTGGTTTGCCTGAATGCGGGTGGGGGCATTTATATCAAAGAAGAGTTTGAGAAATTTCGTACCGCAGGTAAAATTCTTTTAAGATTGCGTCCCCAATGGCTGAAGAATCTTCCCTTAGTTCATGCCCAATTCGCTAAAGATAGTGTTTACAGCACCTTAGATCGTGATTGGGGGAGACAAAGAGCGATCGATTTTGTCTCTGCCAAATATCCATCCGCGAGAGGAACTTTGCTGGGTTCTACTAGTGAAGTAGAAGTTCACAAATTGCCGCAGATCGTATCGAAGTTGAGACAACCAGTTTATTTTGTTGCTGGTGCAAATGACAAAATTATGGAACCAAAGTATGTAAGCCATCTTGCTAGTTTTCATCATTCTTTTAATAGCTATGGTGAGAATGTATTTGAACTCCCTAACTGTGGACATATGGCAATGCTGGAGCAGACAAATCTATTGCATAGTCTGTTATTAGATTTATTAGCCAAACCCGTTACTTCAAATTGTCTCTAG